A stretch of DNA from Triticum dicoccoides isolate Atlit2015 ecotype Zavitan chromosome 2A, WEW_v2.0, whole genome shotgun sequence:
tatatatatatatatatatatatatatatatatatatatatatatatatatatatatatatatatccactaagggttttagtcctttaactttttaaggatcgcctaaagatgtccttatgacttgtttatttcagttcttcacaatgtgatgctctatatgtgcaactatttgccgtgcagttcaatttcatcaataacagtttcagcaataccactatgaattacgatatttggttgttgttaaggatattgtagttaacatgccttttcatttttcaattgttgtttagcaacatgcattgtactgaatgactaaatatgcaatcccaggctacatagcaacaaggaagagtgctaccttaatgttctgatgatgtctagatatacatgtaataaaatattatataatgggatggatggtgTGTTGTACTGGGGGGggccacctcctggccggccctctctcctctaagccccatggtggcccattaacttccgggggggtccgataaccctccggcactccggttttatctaaaactctccggaacacttccggtgtccgaacaacatggtccaatatatcaatctttatgtctcggccatttcgagactcctcgtcatgtccgtgatctcatccgggactccgaacaaccttcggtacatcaaatcacataaactcataataccaatcgtcatcgaacgttaagcgtgcggaccctacgggttggagaactatgtagacatgaccgagacacttctccgatcaataaccaacagcggaacctggatgctcatattggttcctacatattctacgaagatctttatcggtcaaaccgcacaacaacatacattgttccctttgtcatcggtatgttacttgcctgagattcgatcgtctgtatcatcgtacctagttcaatctcgttactggcaagtctctttactcgttccgtagtgcatcatcccgcaactaactcattagtcacattgcttgcaaggcttatagtgatgtgcattaccgagagggcccagagatacctctccgacaatcggagtgacaaatcctaatctcgatctatgccaactcaacaaacaccatcggagacacttgtagagcatctttataatcatccagttacgttgtgaagtttgatagcacactaagtgtccctctggtattcgggagttgcataatctcatagtcacaggaacatatataagtcatgaagatagaaatagcaataaactaaacgattatagtgctaagctaacaaatgggtcttgtccatcacatcattctctaatgatgtgatctcgttcatcaaatgacaacacatgtctatggctagaaaacttaaccatctttgattaacgagctagtgtagtataggcatactagggacactctgtttgtctatgtattcacacatgtactaagtttccggttaatacaattctagcatgaataataaagatttatcatcatataaggaaatataaataacaactttattattgcctctagggcacatttccttcaggaAGCAGTAGCAAGGTGATGCTCCCGTACATCCATGTAGGTTCTAGGACCACCCCTCGTGCTGATTAGGGTCCAACCCACATTCTGCCTCATACACGTCGCCATGGGCTATTTTCATCCCTAGCTCGTCACACACTTTTTCACTTTTCCTTCTCTTCCCTTCCTTTCCTTACCTTTCTTCAGCGAAGCAGTAGCCTCCTCTGTAGGAGTCACCTCCTGtctgtaggctatagctttattgccACGATGGCATCCGAGCCTAGCTGGCCTGCGAAGCAGCACCTCTGGGGCTAACCGTTGGCCATGCCCTAATTAGGCATGTCACAGCCCCAGTCTCAGGTGTTTTCTTGGAGAAGACACCTAAAAGGGGATGTGGGATATCTGCTCCTGAACACAAATTTTCTTGGAGAAGACACCTAAAAGGGGATGTGGGGTATCTGCTCCTGAACACAAATGGACACGGATGAACTGTAAATTCATAAGAAAATGTAAAAATACAAAAAGTCGTGGAGAAAAATTTGGCAAAATTGTTTAATGTTTTGACTGATCGCAAAGTTTCATGATGGAATGACATTCGTGGAGTTTGTGGTAAAAAAATAAAATCAATATTCCAGAAAAAActatttttgaaagcattttgaaACATTGATTTTGTTTTTTCGCCACAACTTCCATAAATGTCATTCTAGATGAAAATTTGCACGCAGAAAAATTGATTTTTTAAACTATTTACCATATatgttttttgaatttactgttcagagCAGGTGCATGTGTTCTCATGTGCACAAGAGGACTTTCGCAGTCAGACCTATGTCAACAGCGATCCATAAGAAAGAGAGAATTCACAATGACTGCTATtatagcatctctagcagaccccgtataatACCGACCTGCAAAATGCGTTTACAGTTCACGAAAAAACAACTTTGCGAGCCGGCGCGGGCGGTCGCAAAGTCTGACCCCGCAAAACCAGCCCCGTAAAAAAGGATATTCGCGGAGTATGCTCTCttacgggtcggctttgcgggTACTGCTCGAGCGCCGCCCCGCCAGCCCGCAAATCCGAAATTTGCAATTCAATGTCACACATGAAAATacatttctttgtttttttattttcttcaacGGCATTGGATACATAGTAATCACCAAATCTTTACTAGAAtagtaagaccaaagaaaacaagaaccacaattatgcattttagaagatatccaacttccataactgcggcCCTCTAGCGTGATATATATAGCGCGCTGACGGGCCGAGGGAACCCGCATTTTCACGGGTTGTGACAGGAATTATGCCATGCCCCGCAAAAAAAATTACGGATCAGACACGTTTGTGGGGTCTGGTCAGGCATGTTTTCCCACATGGACCCacattttgacggttattttacggGTCACGGGTCTGCTAGAGATACTCTTGCACCGAGAATAATTTCAAACTTCACATCACTTACTAATAGATTCAACATACGCACAGTAATCACTCGcttaacttgtgattcacacactcCCTTGTTAACAACCAAACGAGACAGAAATGGCAAGCTCGCTCAACCAGAAGACGCATATTCAGTACAGAGCGATCTCTCCGTTCCAGCCAAAACACAATCTAGCCACACAGTATTAAGCTACCACCATGTACGATTAATAGGTGCCTTAAAAGCAGAAAAACACGAGGGGCTGCCAGGAACCGAGGGCATCAGTGCTCCAGGTGGAAAACACATTCAGTCAAACGCTGTAGTTTGTTCGGATCAAGCTTCTGGTTCGTCTGGGGCTTCTGTTTTCTGACAGTAAGCATCTTGATTGCCACATCCAGACTCCAACCGTTTTGCACGGCATCTGCATCCAGGAGGAACAAGGCAACGATTGTCATCAACTGAATTGATACAAATAAAAGCAACAGTGCAGCAATAAAAAATTAAAACGCACAAGCATAATCATTTTCCAAGGCAACAATAATGTATGTGATATCTTACAAGAAAAAGCAAGTGTGCAACAACAGATGAACAACTAATCAAACTGGAAACCATGTTTATCAGCTCAAACCTTAATACTCCTACCGACCAGGGATTTTGGTAAATTAGAAGGGTATGAAAGGGTGCGCTTATACAAGTAAAAATGCAACACAGAAGTAGTTGGTTGCATCCAACATGTCCACTGACTCTGCACAGTGCTGTTTACCGCAATTTGAATAATACCagatactctctctgttcctaaatactctctctgtctcataatataagagcgtttttgacactacgctagaataaaaaacgctcttatattatgggacggagggagtacaagtctttttagagatttcaatatggactacatgcggatgtatatagacgtagtttagtgtagattcactcattttgctccatatgtagtccatattggaatctctaaaaagacttatatttaggagcggAGGAAGTAGTTCCTATctatataccaatataaaaagacctcaagaggcagatccaattaatctcgaccatcaaatcatgtcaatccaacgacctagactgtttcaatgtcgagtgctcaacacgtttagcgtgtagttaatttcatgccaaatatagtgctaatcacataataacacgcaaataatatcctacttaatatccgcatgcacttaatatacttccaaattaacgtgcattgcacgtacacattgactagttttttttaaaaaaaaacaagaAAGTAATAACTATGCAAGTAATATTACTCTTACTCTATTACTTCATACAAGAATTCTAACTATGAATAAGTAGCAAATCATTGTGCCTCACAGTAACACTTGGCTCAAAAAACTAAGTTAAACAAAAAAAATCTGCATTACTGTGCAGGTTGATAAGCAAACAATAGTGTGAATGTGCAGTGTACAATCTAGGAAAGAGACAACGTTTGATGGCCTGAAATGGAATTGACTGCCATATAGGAAAGGTTTCTCCTTTATGTGTTCAGTCAACCAGGAAGGCAAGGGCATTGTAATAAACGTAACTTTATCTACAAGCATTAGATCATTATGCTTGTGGCAACTATTCAGAACCCCAGATATTGGCACTCGAAGATTTAACACCTGATAAGGTCCCAGGGCAAAGGACACATGTCAGCGCAACAGAGGGGTTGTAAATGATTAAGTGCCAATCCTAGGGATCATAAACCCAAATTTACTGAGATTTATTAAATGTGAAGCGAAGCAGCAAAGCACTTGCACCTTCAAATAAATCATATTCGTCTCACTATCAGAAGGAACGCAGGACATACACATCACAGATGCCTAAATAGCAGATGGACACACACACAGACTAGGCATGTTGTTTCTGGTAATACAAGTTAGATGTATCAGAAGGATAGGATTTCTGAAAGACATAACTGGATCTAGGTACTCCTGGCCAGGAATATATGTGTTCAGGGAAGTATTCAAAATCAATTAAAAAAGGAAAGATAGCCATCTCAAATATGCTTAGGTTTGCCGGTGCAGATAATGACATATGCTCCTCAAGGATATCAACAGAACTAAACTTTTTGTAGGTAGCAAACCATCTCACTTCGTAACTAAATTAAAGTTTGATCTTATACATATGAGGGTAACACTTCATAGGGAAAGATCTATTATTTGATTTAAAAAATGCAGTTTTACATGTTTCAAACCAACCAAGCAATTAAACAGGTTAGAATGCTCAAAACTCGTTATTATCTAGCTGAATTGAAAAACGTACAGTTAGTAGCATcctcctcgctcatccccatgaagTGAGCCACATCTGCAATGCTGATTGTGGTATATGCAGAAGTCAACAGCTCAAATATCCTCTTTCTGTAGCTTTCTGCGAATATTAGAAGCCAAGGTGAAAACTCCATGTCAACCAGTAAGGCAATAGAGCAATCGAAAACAAAAACAAATATATGAGTAGTTCCAAACATTGTAAGTAAGACAAGATCAGTTAACCATGCAAGTAACAGGGACAATATTACCCCAATGATAAGTTCAGAGATCAACCTTTTTTTCCGGCAGGAAAAGACCGCAAGGGATTCATGCAAGAATTTAACCTCTCTAGATATACAAAAGTACCACATAGGTACCACAAAAAGAGCCGGAGCTGGAATAACTGTACTGTCGATTAGGGAAACAGACCCTATCTGCAGTATTTAGGGACGAAATAGCCAACATCTTATCTAAAACCAAAATTATATGTGAATGTAAGCCCATTGGACAACCATCTATATGCAGTATAGTTCTTCAGCGACCAGACAATCATACAGCAAAAAACTCTACTACAAAT
This window harbors:
- the LOC119357915 gene encoding COP9 signalosome complex subunit 8-like, which encodes FRLQIWIFYCDNDVCSGCVSRNSARFLWKTVPQEVKDAHPELGAIWKIGQCLWNRDYAGIYTSAQAFEWGPEIADFVSAFLESYRKRIFELLTSAYTTISIADVAHFMGMSEEDATNYAVQNGWSLDVAIKMLTVRKQKPQTNQKLDPNKLQRLTECVFHLEH